A part of Chitinimonas koreensis genomic DNA contains:
- a CDS encoding DNA topoisomerase IB, whose protein sequence is MRDGRRSARRAGLHYVGDDGPGIVRRRCGRGFRYLGPDGRCLRDPATLRRIRALAIPPAWREVWINADPLGHIQATARDARSRKQYRYHPRWQEWRSARKYDRLLAFADALGALRARVAADLARPGLARRTVLAGVVRLLDASCVRIGNSAYARDNGSYGLTTLQRHHVAVEGERIVLSFRGKSGRRHRIEVRDARLAALIGRCRKLPGATLFKYLDVHGRRRTVDAAAVNAYLREACGGDFSAKDFRTWAGTRAAVAALARADLERAAGAQLKQALEQVAAQLGNTVAVCRRCYVHPAVFAAHGGGWLAAAAAHPVERAGRMRGLRVDERAMVAVLRAAAGRSDE, encoded by the coding sequence ATGCGCGACGGCCGCCGTTCGGCGCGGCGGGCCGGCTTGCACTACGTCGGCGACGATGGTCCGGGCATCGTGCGGCGGCGCTGCGGCCGCGGTTTCCGCTATCTCGGTCCGGATGGCCGCTGCCTGCGCGACCCGGCTACGCTGCGCCGCATCCGCGCGCTGGCGATCCCGCCGGCCTGGCGCGAGGTGTGGATCAACGCCGATCCGCTCGGCCACATCCAGGCCACCGCGCGCGACGCGCGCAGCCGCAAGCAGTACCGCTACCACCCGCGCTGGCAGGAATGGCGCAGCGCGCGCAAGTACGACCGGCTGCTGGCCTTCGCCGACGCGCTGGGCGCCTTGCGCGCGCGGGTGGCGGCCGACCTGGCGCGGCCGGGGCTGGCGCGGCGCACCGTATTGGCCGGCGTGGTGCGGCTGCTCGACGCCTCCTGCGTGCGCATCGGCAACAGCGCCTATGCGCGCGACAACGGTTCCTACGGCCTGACCACGCTGCAGCGCCACCATGTCGCGGTCGAGGGCGAGCGCATCGTGCTGTCCTTCCGCGGAAAATCGGGCCGCCGCCACCGCATCGAGGTGCGCGACGCGCGGCTGGCCGCGCTGATCGGGCGCTGCCGCAAGCTGCCCGGCGCGACGCTGTTCAAGTATCTCGATGTGCACGGCCGGCGCCGGACGGTCGACGCGGCCGCGGTGAACGCCTATCTGCGCGAGGCCTGCGGCGGGGATTTCTCGGCCAAGGATTTCCGCACCTGGGCCGGCACCCGTGCCGCGGTCGCCGCGCTGGCCCGCGCCGACCTGGAACGCGCGGCTGGTGCGCAGTTGAAGCAGGCGCTCGAGCAGGTGGCGGCGCAGTTGGGCAACACGGTGGCGGTGTGCCGGCGCTGCTACGTGCACCCGGCGGTGTTCGCCGCGCACGGCGGCGGCTGGCTGGCCGCAGCGGCGGCGCATCCGGTCGAGCGGGCAGGGCGGATGCGCGGATTGCGGGTGGATGAACGGGCGATGGTGGCGGTGTTGCGGGCGGCGGCCGGGCGATCGGACGAATAA
- the katE gene encoding catalase HPII: MATPSSPPPVPAPHNAKTESLLPDHCGEGEALTTDQGVRISDNQNSLRAGARGPTLLEDFILREKITHFDHERIPERVVHARGEGAHGHFQVYAPQSELSCAAFLQDPAERTPVFVRFSTVAGSRGSADTVRDVRGFAVKFYTREGVFDLVGNNIPVFFIQDAIKFPDLIHAVKPEPHHEMPQAASAHDTFWDFVSLMPESTHMLMWVMSDRAIPRSLRMMEGFGVHTFRLVDAAGRARFVKFHWKPLLGMHALVWDEAQAIAGRDADFHRRDLWEAIEQGDFPEWELGVQVVEEDEAEQLGFDLLDATKLIPENRVPVRRIGKLTLDRNPDNFFAETEQVAFHPGHIVPGIDFSADPLLQGRLFSYLDTQLSRLGGPNFHEIPINRPICPFHNNQRDGIARHGIVAGRVAYEPNSLAGGLPREVPAADGGFVSVPEPLASPKIRVRSASFGEHFAQARLFWLSQSAVEQDHIVAAFSFELGKVETVAIRERMVATLARVDADLAGRVAGNLGLPAPSGVDEVDCPLPPSPELSMMGSGDGSIRTRKIAFLVADGVDGDEVAALRAQLEGAGARVKLIAPRLGKVTAAAGPALPVDATFALMPSVTFDAVCVPGGEASLDALCAEGQAVRYLREAYRHFKTVAATGQGLRLLDAAGIPCTGPAGAPPGVVCQAGGATLEQVGEDFIAAIAQHRHWQRAELPASC, from the coding sequence ATGGCCACCCCATCCAGCCCGCCGCCCGTCCCCGCGCCGCACAACGCCAAGACCGAATCGCTGCTGCCCGACCACTGCGGCGAAGGCGAGGCGCTGACCACCGACCAGGGCGTCCGCATCAGCGACAACCAGAACTCGCTGCGGGCCGGCGCGCGCGGCCCGACGCTGCTGGAAGACTTCATCCTGCGCGAGAAGATCACCCACTTCGACCACGAGCGCATCCCCGAACGGGTGGTGCATGCGCGCGGCGAAGGCGCGCACGGCCACTTCCAGGTCTACGCGCCGCAGAGCGAGCTGAGCTGCGCCGCCTTCCTGCAGGATCCGGCCGAGCGCACGCCGGTGTTCGTGCGCTTCTCCACCGTGGCCGGCTCGCGCGGCTCGGCCGACACGGTGCGGGACGTGCGCGGCTTCGCGGTCAAGTTCTATACCCGCGAGGGCGTGTTCGACCTGGTCGGCAACAACATCCCGGTGTTCTTCATCCAGGACGCGATCAAGTTCCCCGACCTGATCCACGCCGTGAAGCCCGAGCCCCACCACGAGATGCCGCAGGCGGCCAGCGCGCACGACACTTTCTGGGACTTCGTCTCGCTGATGCCGGAGAGCACCCACATGCTGATGTGGGTGATGTCCGACCGCGCCATCCCGCGCAGCCTGCGCATGATGGAGGGCTTCGGCGTGCATACCTTCCGGCTGGTCGACGCCGCCGGCCGGGCCCGCTTCGTCAAGTTCCACTGGAAGCCGCTCTTGGGCATGCACGCGCTGGTGTGGGACGAGGCGCAGGCGATCGCCGGCCGCGATGCGGATTTCCACCGCCGCGATCTGTGGGAAGCGATCGAGCAGGGCGATTTCCCCGAATGGGAGCTCGGCGTACAGGTGGTCGAGGAGGACGAGGCCGAACAGCTCGGCTTCGACCTGCTCGACGCCACCAAGCTGATCCCGGAGAACCGGGTGCCGGTGCGCCGCATCGGCAAGCTGACGCTGGACCGCAACCCCGACAACTTCTTCGCCGAGACCGAGCAGGTGGCCTTCCATCCCGGCCATATCGTGCCCGGCATCGACTTCAGCGCCGACCCGCTGCTGCAGGGCCGGCTGTTCTCCTACCTCGACACCCAGCTGTCGCGCCTGGGCGGGCCGAATTTCCACGAGATCCCGATCAACCGGCCGATCTGCCCCTTCCACAACAACCAGCGCGACGGCATCGCGCGCCACGGCATCGTGGCGGGCCGCGTCGCCTACGAGCCCAACTCGCTGGCCGGCGGCCTGCCGCGCGAGGTGCCGGCGGCCGACGGCGGTTTCGTCAGCGTGCCCGAGCCGCTCGCCTCGCCCAAGATCCGCGTGCGCAGCGCCAGCTTCGGCGAGCACTTCGCCCAGGCGCGGCTGTTCTGGCTGAGCCAGAGCGCGGTCGAGCAGGACCATATCGTGGCGGCCTTCAGCTTCGAGCTGGGCAAGGTCGAGACGGTGGCGATCCGCGAGCGCATGGTGGCCACGCTGGCGCGCGTCGACGCCGACCTGGCCGGCCGCGTCGCGGGCAACCTCGGCCTGCCGGCGCCGAGCGGCGTCGACGAGGTCGACTGCCCGCTGCCGCCCTCGCCCGAACTGAGCATGATGGGCAGCGGCGACGGCTCGATCCGCACCCGCAAGATCGCCTTCCTGGTGGCCGACGGCGTGGACGGCGACGAGGTGGCCGCGCTGCGCGCGCAGCTGGAAGGCGCCGGCGCCCGAGTGAAGCTGATCGCTCCGCGGCTCGGCAAGGTGACGGCGGCCGCCGGCCCCGCGCTGCCGGTCGACGCCACCTTCGCGCTGATGCCCTCGGTGACCTTCGACGCGGTCTGCGTGCCCGGCGGCGAGGCCAGCCTCGACGCGCTGTGCGCCGAAGGCCAGGCGGTGCGCTACCTGCGCGAGGCCTACCGCCACTTCAAGACGGTGGCGGCGACCGGCCAGGGCCTGCGCCTGCTCGACGCCGCCGGCATCCCCTGCACCGGCCCGGCCGGCGCGCCGCCCGGCGTGGTGTGCCAGGCCGGCGGGGCGACGCTGGAGCAGGTCGGCGAGGACTTCATCGCGGCGATCGCGCAGCATCGGCATTGGCAGCGGGCGGAGTTGCCGGCGAGCTGTTGA
- a CDS encoding DUF4142 domain-containing protein, translating into MKTRFGLFISAFTLLLGTPAGALDEAASTPLRPGPNDRAAALYRIALDRVALDRAAPERIAAAEPAAPIAPATPAAAIAATDQAFVDAAVVAGSTEIAAAQLALQLATDPDVKDFARTMIADHGKLAGELARTAAAQGVTPAPGGTDAAVMAKLKALKGRDFDRSYAEVVLRSHEEAVELFGRQSQSGSNASLRALADYALPTLRHHLVMARKLVTDGQTAR; encoded by the coding sequence ATGAAAACGCGCTTCGGACTCTTCATCTCGGCCTTCACCCTGCTGCTGGGCACGCCGGCGGGGGCGCTCGACGAAGCAGCCTCCACCCCTTTGCGACCCGGTCCCAACGACCGCGCCGCCGCGCTCTATCGCATCGCGCTCGACCGGGTCGCGCTAGACCGGGCCGCTCCCGAACGGATCGCCGCGGCCGAGCCCGCCGCGCCCATCGCGCCCGCCACGCCGGCCGCCGCCATCGCCGCCACCGACCAGGCCTTCGTCGACGCCGCCGTCGTGGCCGGCAGTACCGAGATCGCCGCTGCGCAGCTGGCGCTGCAGCTGGCGACCGACCCGGACGTGAAGGATTTCGCCCGCACCATGATCGCCGACCACGGCAAGCTGGCCGGCGAGCTGGCGCGCACCGCCGCCGCCCAGGGCGTGACCCCGGCGCCCGGCGGCACCGATGCCGCGGTGATGGCCAAGCTCAAGGCGCTCAAGGGCCGAGACTTCGACCGCAGCTATGCCGAGGTGGTGCTCAGGAGCCACGAGGAAGCGGTCGAACTGTTCGGCCGCCAGTCGCAGTCCGGCAGCAACGCCAGCCTGCGCGCGCTGGCCGACTATGCGTTGCCGACGCTCAGGCACCACCTGGTCATGGCCAGGAAGCTGGTCACCGACGGCCAGACCGCGCGCTGA
- a CDS encoding antibiotic biosynthesis monooxygenase family protein — protein sequence MIAVIFEVLPQEGRQQAYLDLAAALRPELERIDGFVSIERFASLSQPGKLLSLSFWRDEAAVAQWRRLEAHRTAQDAGRQHLFADYRLRVAAVLRNYGMAAREQAPEDSRSRHG from the coding sequence ATGATCGCCGTGATCTTCGAAGTGCTGCCGCAGGAAGGCCGGCAGCAGGCCTACCTCGACCTGGCCGCCGCGCTGCGCCCCGAGCTGGAGCGGATCGACGGCTTCGTCTCGATCGAACGCTTCGCCAGCCTGAGCCAGCCGGGCAAGCTGCTGTCGCTGTCGTTCTGGCGCGACGAGGCGGCGGTCGCGCAGTGGCGCCGGCTGGAAGCCCACCGCACCGCCCAGGATGCCGGCCGGCAGCACCTGTTCGCCGACTACCGGCTGCGGGTGGCGGCGGTGCTGCGCAACTACGGCATGGCGGCGCGCGAGCAGGCGCCGGAAGACTCGCGGAGCCGGCACGGCTGA
- a CDS encoding NIPSNAP family protein, whose amino-acid sequence MTVTCFIRYQIDPFQHDAFRRYAEQWGRIIPRCGGHLVGYFLPHEGSNDIAWGLIAFDSLAAYEAYRARLKADPEGRANFAFAQERRFILREERSFVTAVDGTFGVPALAVEAAR is encoded by the coding sequence ATGACCGTCACCTGCTTCATCCGCTACCAGATCGACCCGTTCCAGCACGACGCCTTCCGCCGCTACGCCGAGCAATGGGGCCGCATCATCCCGCGCTGCGGCGGCCACCTGGTCGGCTACTTCCTGCCGCACGAAGGCAGCAACGACATCGCCTGGGGCCTGATCGCCTTCGACTCGCTGGCCGCCTACGAGGCCTATCGCGCCCGCCTCAAGGCCGATCCCGAGGGCCGCGCCAACTTCGCCTTCGCGCAGGAACGGCGCTTCATCCTGCGCGAGGAGCGCAGCTTCGTCACGGCGGTCGACGGCACCTTCGGCGTACCGGCCCTGGCGGTGGAGGCGGCGCGATGA
- a CDS encoding ArsR/SmtB family transcription factor, whose amino-acid sequence MRDGPNIARIAALIGEPARAEVLTALMADRALTATELAAVAGVTKQTASAHLAKLLDAGLVAVESQGRHRYFRLAGPDVAQLLESLMGVAFRTGAVRLRSSPREPALRRARVCYDHLAGALGVAAFDAMVRQGLLRTGDGGAAPTEAGQAWFAAFGIDVAALASGRRACCRPCLDWGERRHHLAGALGAAFLQRIFALGWAARAPDSRVVVFTPRGEQAFLALIGSREAVAA is encoded by the coding sequence ATGAGAGACGGTCCCAACATCGCCCGCATCGCCGCGCTGATCGGCGAACCGGCCCGCGCCGAAGTGCTGACCGCGCTGATGGCCGACCGCGCGCTGACCGCCACCGAGCTGGCCGCGGTCGCCGGCGTGACCAAGCAGACCGCGAGCGCGCACCTGGCCAAGCTGCTCGACGCCGGCCTGGTCGCGGTCGAGAGCCAGGGCCGCCACCGCTACTTCCGCCTGGCCGGGCCGGACGTGGCGCAGCTGCTCGAATCGCTGATGGGCGTGGCCTTCCGCACCGGCGCGGTGCGGCTGCGTTCGAGCCCGCGCGAGCCGGCCTTGCGCCGCGCCCGGGTCTGCTACGACCACCTGGCCGGCGCGCTTGGCGTGGCGGCCTTCGATGCGATGGTGCGGCAGGGGCTGCTGCGGACCGGGGACGGCGGCGCGGCGCCGACCGAGGCCGGCCAGGCCTGGTTCGCGGCCTTCGGCATCGACGTCGCGGCGCTCGCGAGCGGCCGGCGCGCCTGTTGCCGGCCTTGCCTGGACTGGGGCGAGCGGCGCCATCACCTGGCCGGCGCGCTCGGCGCGGCCTTCCTGCAGCGGATCTTCGCGCTCGGCTGGGCGGCACGCGCGCCCGATTCGCGCGTGGTCGTCTTCACGCCGCGCGGCGAGCAGGCCTTCCTGGCGCTGATCGGGTCGCGCGAGGCCGTGGCGGCTTGA
- a CDS encoding O-succinylhomoserine sulfhydrylase yields MNDEFEYHLETLAVRAGQERSQYGEHSEALYLSSSFVADNAAQAAARFTGAEPGFIYSRFTNPTVTLFQDRLAALEGGETAVATASGMSAILALCMGHLKAGDHIVASAGLFGATIQLFSTWLAKFGVAVSYVPATDPAAWDAAVRPETKLFYLETPSNPLTEIADIAAIAEVAHRRGAILAVDNCFCSPALQRPLALGADLVIHSATKYIDGQGRVLGGAVVGSKALIEPVYLFLRTAGPTLSAFNAWVLVKGLETLGLRMKAHCDNALALARWLEAQPAVERVYYPGLESHPQYALAQRQQSGGGGIVSFELAGGQDAAWKLIDRVQLMSRTANLGDAKTTITHPYTTTHGRISPEAKAAAGIRQGLVRISVGLEHVEDLQRDLLRGL; encoded by the coding sequence ATGAACGACGAATTCGAATACCACCTCGAAACCCTGGCGGTCCGCGCCGGCCAGGAACGCAGCCAGTACGGCGAGCACTCCGAAGCGCTCTACCTGAGCTCCAGCTTCGTCGCCGACAACGCCGCCCAGGCGGCCGCGCGCTTCACCGGCGCCGAGCCCGGCTTCATCTACTCGCGCTTCACCAATCCGACCGTCACGCTGTTCCAGGACCGCCTGGCCGCGCTCGAAGGCGGCGAGACCGCGGTCGCCACCGCCAGCGGCATGTCGGCCATCCTGGCGCTGTGCATGGGCCACCTCAAGGCCGGCGACCATATCGTGGCCTCGGCCGGCCTGTTCGGCGCCACCATCCAGCTGTTCTCGACCTGGCTGGCCAAGTTCGGCGTCGCCGTCAGCTACGTGCCGGCCACCGATCCGGCGGCCTGGGACGCGGCGGTGCGGCCCGAAACGAAACTGTTCTATCTCGAGACGCCGTCCAACCCGCTGACCGAGATCGCCGACATCGCCGCCATCGCCGAGGTCGCCCATCGCCGCGGCGCGATCCTGGCGGTCGACAACTGCTTCTGCTCGCCGGCGCTGCAGCGGCCGCTGGCGCTCGGCGCCGACCTGGTGATCCACTCGGCCACCAAGTACATCGACGGCCAGGGCCGCGTGCTCGGCGGCGCGGTGGTCGGCAGCAAGGCCTTGATCGAGCCGGTCTACCTGTTCCTGCGCACCGCCGGACCGACGCTGTCGGCCTTCAACGCCTGGGTGCTGGTCAAGGGCCTGGAGACGCTGGGCCTGCGCATGAAGGCGCACTGCGACAACGCGCTGGCGCTGGCGCGCTGGCTCGAGGCGCAGCCGGCGGTCGAGCGCGTCTACTATCCCGGCCTCGAATCGCATCCGCAGTACGCGCTGGCGCAGCGCCAGCAGTCGGGCGGCGGCGGCATCGTCTCGTTCGAGCTGGCGGGCGGCCAGGACGCGGCCTGGAAGCTGATCGACCGCGTGCAGTTGATGAGCCGCACCGCCAATCTCGGCGACGCCAAGACCACCATCACCCATCCCTACACCACCACCCACGGCCGCATCAGCCCGGAGGCCAAGGCCGCCGCCGGCATCCGCCAGGGCCTGGTGCGGATCTCGGTCGGGCTCGAGCACGTCGAGGACCTGCAGCGCGACCTGCTGCGCGGACTGTAG
- a CDS encoding LysE family translocator, with protein MYGITDFPAFLLASTLLILSPGPGTLAILGSATGSRRAGFAALAGTSTGDALLMAAAAVGAAALLAANPAAFNLLRYGGGAYLVWLGIKSLLSKEQGLAITAPAEGDAFRRSLLVTLLNPKAIVFFMAFFPQFVLPGASPSAFVILGLVFITLNCLYQALLISGASFVIRHLDEAPHYALWINRLLGAVFILFGLKLAIG; from the coding sequence ATGTACGGCATCACCGACTTCCCCGCCTTCCTGCTCGCCTCCACCCTGCTGATCCTGTCGCCCGGCCCCGGCACGCTGGCCATCCTCGGCTCGGCCACCGGCTCGCGCCGCGCAGGCTTCGCCGCGCTGGCCGGCACCAGCACCGGCGATGCGCTCCTGATGGCCGCCGCCGCGGTCGGCGCCGCCGCGCTGCTGGCCGCCAACCCGGCCGCCTTCAACCTGCTGCGCTACGGCGGCGGCGCCTACCTGGTCTGGCTCGGCATCAAGAGCCTGCTGTCGAAGGAACAGGGCCTCGCCATCACCGCGCCGGCCGAGGGCGACGCCTTCCGCCGCAGCCTGCTGGTCACCCTGCTCAATCCCAAGGCCATCGTGTTCTTCATGGCCTTCTTCCCGCAGTTCGTGCTGCCGGGCGCCAGCCCGAGCGCCTTCGTGATCCTCGGCCTGGTGTTCATCACGCTGAACTGCCTCTACCAGGCGCTGCTGATCTCGGGCGCCAGCTTCGTGATCCGCCACCTCGACGAGGCGCCGCACTACGCGCTGTGGATCAACCGCCTGCTCGGCGCGGTGTTCATCCTGTTCGGCCTGAAGCTGGCGATCGGTTGA
- a CDS encoding aromatic ring-hydroxylating oxygenase subunit alpha: MSNLESNHLLRAAQSQLPVSVYFDEDFYKLEQEHLFARGPRYVGHELMVPELGDYQVLDMYDRARMLKRTEGGVQLLSNICRHRQALMLDGRGNGTHIVCPLHRWTYDNRGTLIGAPHFPDKPCLNLPNTGLQNWNGMLFELGTGGRDVEADLKDLGVRKDLDFSNYMLHNVTVDTYAGNWKTFIEVYLEDYHVDPFHPGLGRFVTCDDLKWEFADWYSVQTVGLNNALARPGSKSYGEWHKQVLDFYRGELPPYGAIWLTYYPNVMVEWYPHTLVVSTLLPRGPREYVNICEFYYPEEIALFEPDFMAAEQKAYQETAVEDMEIIRRMEEGRERLHREGRDEWGPYQSPMEDGMLHFHEFMRREMADHIPAMRG, encoded by the coding sequence ATGTCCAACCTGGAATCCAACCATCTGCTCCGCGCCGCGCAGTCGCAACTGCCGGTATCCGTCTATTTCGACGAAGATTTCTACAAGCTCGAGCAGGAACATCTGTTCGCCCGCGGCCCGCGCTACGTCGGCCACGAACTGATGGTGCCCGAGCTGGGCGACTATCAGGTGCTCGACATGTACGACCGCGCCCGCATGCTCAAGCGCACCGAGGGCGGCGTGCAGCTCTTGTCCAACATCTGCCGCCACCGCCAGGCGCTGATGCTCGACGGCCGCGGCAACGGCACCCACATCGTCTGCCCGCTGCACCGCTGGACCTACGACAACCGGGGCACGCTGATCGGCGCGCCGCACTTCCCCGACAAGCCCTGCCTCAACCTGCCCAACACCGGTCTGCAGAACTGGAACGGCATGCTGTTCGAGCTCGGCACCGGCGGCCGCGACGTCGAGGCCGATCTCAAGGACCTGGGCGTACGCAAGGACCTCGACTTCAGCAACTACATGCTGCACAACGTCACGGTCGACACCTACGCCGGCAACTGGAAGACCTTCATCGAGGTCTACCTCGAGGACTACCACGTCGACCCGTTCCACCCCGGGCTCGGCCGCTTCGTCACCTGCGACGACCTGAAGTGGGAGTTCGCCGACTGGTACTCGGTGCAGACCGTCGGCCTCAACAACGCGCTGGCGCGGCCCGGCTCCAAGAGCTACGGCGAGTGGCACAAGCAGGTGCTCGACTTCTACCGCGGCGAGCTGCCGCCCTACGGCGCGATCTGGCTGACCTACTACCCGAACGTGATGGTCGAGTGGTATCCGCACACGCTGGTGGTGTCGACGCTGCTGCCGCGCGGCCCGCGCGAGTACGTCAACATCTGCGAGTTCTACTACCCCGAGGAGATCGCGCTGTTCGAGCCCGACTTCATGGCGGCCGAGCAGAAGGCCTACCAGGAGACCGCGGTCGAGGACATGGAGATCATCCGCCGCATGGAAGAAGGCCGCGAACGGCTGCACCGCGAGGGCCGCGACGAATGGGGCCCGTACCAGAGCCCGATGGAGGACGGCATGCTGCACTTCCATGAGTTCATGCGGCGGGAGATGGCGGATCACATTCCCGCCATGCGCGGCTGA
- a CDS encoding DEAD/DEAH box helicase — protein sequence MSFASLGLADEILRAVAELGYDQPTPIQLQAIPAVLTGRDLMAGAQTGTGKTAGFTLPILHRLSDKAVKGPSAGRPPVRALILTPTRELAAQVEESVQNYGKYLKLESMTMFGGVSINPQIKRLKSRVDILVATPGRLLDHVQQGTLDLSRVEILVLDEADRMLDMGFIRDIKKILALLPKQRQNLLFSATFSDDIKALAEGLLHDPLLIEVARRNATADTIAQKVYPVDRERKRQLLAHLIKENNWFQVLVFTRTKHGANRLAEQLDKDGISALAIHGNKSQGARTRALAEFKDGTLQVLVATDIAARGIDIDQLPHVVNYELPNVPEDYVHRIGRTGRAGAEGEAVSLVCVDEKKLLADIEKVIKRELPREIVPGFEPDPSIKPEPIQQRSQGRQGQGQGRPGSGGGRQGQGRQGEPKAGGQPRQPAGQDKQKQQARQPAAQAGNHNSRGQGARRPTGRHH from the coding sequence ATGTCCTTCGCTTCCCTGGGTCTCGCCGACGAGATCCTCCGTGCCGTGGCCGAACTCGGCTACGACCAGCCCACCCCGATCCAGCTGCAGGCCATCCCGGCCGTGCTGACCGGCCGCGACCTGATGGCCGGCGCCCAGACCGGCACCGGCAAGACCGCCGGCTTCACGCTGCCGATCCTGCACCGCCTGTCCGACAAGGCCGTCAAGGGCCCGTCCGCCGGCCGCCCGCCGGTGCGCGCGCTGATCCTGACGCCGACCCGCGAGCTCGCCGCCCAGGTCGAGGAATCGGTGCAGAACTACGGCAAGTACCTCAAGCTCGAGTCGATGACCATGTTCGGCGGCGTCAGCATCAATCCGCAGATCAAGCGCCTCAAGAGCCGCGTCGACATCCTGGTGGCGACGCCGGGCCGGCTGCTCGACCACGTCCAGCAGGGCACGCTCGACCTGTCGCGCGTCGAGATCCTGGTGCTGGACGAGGCCGACCGCATGCTCGACATGGGCTTCATCCGCGACATCAAGAAGATCCTCGCCCTGCTGCCCAAGCAGCGGCAGAACCTGCTGTTCTCGGCCACCTTCTCGGACGACATCAAGGCGCTGGCCGAAGGCCTGCTGCACGATCCGCTGCTGATCGAAGTGGCGCGCCGCAACGCCACGGCCGACACCATCGCGCAGAAGGTCTACCCGGTCGACCGCGAGCGCAAGCGCCAGCTGCTGGCCCACCTGATCAAGGAAAACAACTGGTTCCAGGTGCTGGTGTTCACCCGCACCAAGCACGGCGCCAACCGGCTGGCCGAGCAGCTCGACAAGGACGGCATCAGCGCGCTGGCGATCCACGGCAACAAGAGCCAGGGCGCGCGCACGCGGGCGCTGGCCGAGTTCAAGGACGGTACGCTGCAGGTGCTGGTGGCGACCGACATCGCCGCCCGCGGCATCGACATCGACCAGCTGCCGCACGTGGTGAACTACGAGCTGCCCAACGTGCCGGAGGATTACGTCCACCGCATCGGCCGCACCGGCCGCGCCGGCGCCGAGGGCGAGGCGGTGTCGCTGGTCTGCGTCGACGAGAAGAAGCTGCTGGCCGACATCGAGAAGGTGATCAAGCGCGAACTGCCGCGCGAGATCGTGCCCGGCTTCGAGCCCGATCCGAGCATCAAGCCCGAGCCGATCCAGCAGCGCTCGCAGGGCCGCCAGGGCCAGGGCCAGGGTCGTCCGGGCAGCGGCGGCGGTCGCCAGGGCCAAGGCCGTCAGGGCGAGCCCAAGGCCGGCGGTCAGCCGCGCCAGCCGGCCGGCCAGGACAAGCAGAAGCAGCAGGCCCGCCAGCCGGCCGCGCAGGCCGGCAACCATAACAGCCGTGGCCAGGGCGCGCGCCGCCCGACCGGCCGCCACCACTGA